The genome window GTCGAACGAGAGCGTTCCGAGGTGCGCCCGCGCGAAGCGGAAGAAGTCGTCTTCGGCCAGGCGCGCCCAGCGCAGCCCCGGATGCCGCGACCGGAGCGCCGCGTGCGCGCGCGCCAGCGCCCGGGCGTCGAGCTCCACGCCCGCCACCTGGTCGGGGATCCGCCGCGGATCGGCCCCGAGCTCCCGGAGCCGATCCACCGCCCGGATCAGGAACGCCCCCTCGCCGCAGGAGGGATCCAGGACCGCGTCCGTCGCGTCCCGGATCGCCCAGCGGCACAGCGGCCGCGCCAGGAGGGCGGGCGTGTAGTACGCCCCCAGCCCCCGCGCCGATTCCACGCGTTTCCCCCTCGGCCGGCCGGGCAGGGTCCGACCGGCCACAGGGAAGAATCGGCGCGGCCGTCCGGAAACTTGACCCGCGCGGGACCGCCCCCTAGCATGAAAGGGCCATGCTGGCCACCCGCGTGCGGCAGAAAGAGGGGGTGTTCTATTTCGTCAATTACAAGGCCCCCGACCTCCTGCGCAAGGTGCGCTTCATCAGCCGCTTTCACTTCGAGGGCGAGA of Planctomycetota bacterium contains these proteins:
- a CDS encoding N-6 DNA methylase; this translates as MESARGLGAYYTPALLARPLCRWAIRDATDAVLDPSCGEGAFLIRAVDRLRELGADPRRIPDQVAGVELDARALARAHAALRSRHPGLRWARLAEDDFFRFARAHLGTLSFD